The Pseudoalteromonas tunicata genome segment ACAATTGAAATGATATAGGGCTTTTCTTCGAGTGATTTTTTGATGCCAGACAGAGGGTGCATCGGGTGCTCCTGTGCTGATAACCGCTGATATTGAGGCTTTAGAAGCTTTACGTTATTGAGTGGTTACCAATATTTATTGTTGATATTCAATAAATAATACGAGGTTTAAACAGAATGGAAAGTGATAAATTGAAATAATTTGTAAGCAAAAAAAAAGCCACTAATTCAGTGGCTTTTATCATTAGTCAGTCGCTAATTTAATACTAAACGCTAAATGATGAACCACAGCCACATGTTGCAGTCGCATTTGGGTTATTAACAAAAAAACGAGAACCTTCTAGGCCTTCGGTATAATCAACCTCACCATCAACTAAATATTGAAGGCTCATAGGATCAACAACTAATGTCACACCACTTTTAACGATTTCTAAATCGCCTGGGTTAGTTTTTTCATCAAATGTAAAACCATATTGGAAACCAGAACACCCACCACCTGTAACATATACACGTAATTTTAGCTGTGGATTTTCCTCTTCTTCAATCAGTTGCTTTACTTTGTTAGCAGCAGCATCGGTAAACTTAATTGGAATTTGATCTGACATTATTTAACTCACTAGACGGCAATGGTGAAATTATCTAATACCCGAGTGTTTTAATCAAGTACTCACTGCAAGCGACTCAATTATACTGTAGCTATTTAGGTCAGTGTTTTGATAATTATAAAAAAGATATTTATAACGGATGAGGGTCCCATGTAAATGTATGTTTTAGCTGTTCAA includes the following:
- the erpA gene encoding iron-sulfur cluster insertion protein ErpA codes for the protein MSDQIPIKFTDAAANKVKQLIEEEENPQLKLRVYVTGGGCSGFQYGFTFDEKTNPGDLEIVKSGVTLVVDPMSLQYLVDGEVDYTEGLEGSRFFVNNPNATATCGCGSSFSV